Within Sorangiineae bacterium MSr11367, the genomic segment TCAAGGACATGATGATTGTGACCAACAAGGACCTCTTCCAGGCGTACGCCGACGCCGGTTATGTCGAGGGCACGAACCTCATGACCCAGGTCACGCCGGTCATCGAACCCGGCAAAGAGCACAACGGCAAGTATTGGGCGATGCGGGTTCCCACCGCCTTTGCCTTCGTGGTCGGCGCAGGACGCTAGCCACACGGACGCTGGCGACCTATACATCACACCATGATCGAAACCTCGCTCGTCACCAGCCGCGCGGACCTCGAAGACATCCTGACGTTGCAGCGCGAAAACCATCGCGATGTCGTTCAGGAGGAGGACGCGCGGCGCGAGGGTTTCGTCACGGTCGCGCACACCCTGGATGCGCTCGAGGGCATGCACTCCATCGCGCCAAGCGTCATCGCCCGCGAAGGCGCCGAGCTGGCGGGCTACGCCCTGGTGATGCCCGTGGAGGCACGCACCCTCGTGCCCATCCTCGCTCCCATGTTCCGGCAATTCGAGGTGCTCGAATGGCACGGCAAACCCCTCGCCGCCCTGCGTTACTACGTCATGGGCCAGATCTGCGTGGCCCGTACCCACCGCGGGCGGGGCGTCGTCGATGCGATGTACCATGAGCACCGCGCCCGTTACGCCTCACGGTTCGAGCTATGCGTCACCGAGATTGCCACCCGCAACACGCGCTCGATGCGCGTCCACGAGCGGGTCGGGTTCAAGCTCGTGAAGACCTACCGAGACGCCCACGAAGAATGGGCCGTGGTGGCCTGGGATTGGTCACCGCCAACGTGATGCATTCGCGTCGCGACTCACGATTTGGCAATTCGTGAAGGACTAACCCCCAGCGCACGCCGCATGCAGCGGGCCATGTGGCTGGGATTGGCGAAGCCTGTCTCGAGGGCCACGTCGACGATGCTCTTTCCGCCTTCCAGAAGCAGCGCCCGCGCGCGCTCGACGCGGCGCTCGAGGACGAAGGCATGCACCGGCTTTCCCGCGGCTTGCCGGAAGAGCGGTTTGAAGTGCGATAAGCTGTATCCGGCCACCCCGGCCAATTCGGCGAGGGTCAAGTCCTCGTCGAGGTGCGCTTCGATGTATTCGATCACATTGCGCAGACGCCAGGCCGGCAGGGCGCGCCCGGGCTTGACCGCCGCACTGGCATAGCGCGATTGCAAAGC encodes:
- a CDS encoding GNAT family N-acetyltransferase: MIETSLVTSRADLEDILTLQRENHRDVVQEEDARREGFVTVAHTLDALEGMHSIAPSVIAREGAELAGYALVMPVEARTLVPILAPMFRQFEVLEWHGKPLAALRYYVMGQICVARTHRGRGVVDAMYHEHRARYASRFELCVTEIATRNTRSMRVHERVGFKLVKTYRDAHEEWAVVAWDWSPPT